The proteins below come from a single Burkholderia sp. FERM BP-3421 genomic window:
- a CDS encoding DUF2778 domain-containing protein, which produces MPDRSFELNSKSTSFLNCPGVGMLPAFSGRDSGRDNPNATGIETIGPIPKGTYYIVDRQSGGRLGWLHDAWGQHGFGSTDHTQWFMLWNKDTGDSTYVGKIKRGQFRLHPVGRMRLSEGCITVTNPTTFYKFAEFLRKNGADLPVPGSNLKAYGTVEVK; this is translated from the coding sequence ATCCCGGACAGGTCCTTCGAACTCAACAGCAAAAGCACATCGTTTCTGAACTGTCCTGGCGTTGGCATGCTGCCCGCGTTCTCCGGCAGAGATAGCGGGCGCGACAATCCTAACGCGACGGGCATCGAAACGATCGGGCCTATTCCGAAAGGCACGTATTACATCGTTGACAGGCAATCTGGCGGCCGCCTAGGGTGGCTGCATGACGCTTGGGGCCAACACGGCTTTGGCAGTACCGACCACACCCAGTGGTTTATGCTGTGGAACAAGGACACCGGCGATTCGACATACGTCGGAAAAATCAAACGCGGCCAGTTTCGCCTACACCCGGTCGGCCGCATGCGACTTAGCGAAGGCTGCATCACCGTCACGAACCCAACGACCTTCTATAAATTCGCCGAGTTCTTGCGAAAGAATGGGGCCGATTTGCCTGTTCCCGGGTCGAACCTCAAAGCCTACGGAACGGTTGAAGTGAAATGA